One window of Bdellovibrionales bacterium genomic DNA carries:
- a CDS encoding citrate synthase (catalyzes the formation of citrate from acetyl-CoA and oxaloacetate) produces MADVTIYEGALDKGLEGVVACTTKVSFIVGDHLNFRGYTIDDLAANSTFEEVTYLLWNDKLPNASELSAFSAELHKEMALSPDFIKVLKGIPTNVHPMGWLRTAVSLMAHWDSDANDNSPEANLRKSVRLTAKMGTLLCAFDAIRKGKEPVTPKADKSIAWNMMYMLGGGTEPKTEHVKVMDTCLILHADHELNCSAFATRVTASSLSDLHSAIVSAIGALKGPLHGGANEQVILMLKKIGNMEKAQQFVKDALAAKEKVMGIGHRVYKNGDPRARILRGMSDKLTKDAGIHHMYEMSTLIDDTMYKEKGLMPNVDFYSATVYFAMGIPTDLFTPIFAASRISGWCAHAFEQYANNRIYRPRGKWAGKEGLTWKPVAQR; encoded by the coding sequence ATGGCAGACGTGACTATTTACGAAGGCGCCTTGGATAAAGGCTTAGAGGGCGTAGTAGCCTGTACAACAAAAGTATCATTCATCGTTGGTGATCACTTAAATTTCCGTGGTTACACAATCGACGACTTGGCAGCTAATTCGACTTTCGAAGAAGTAACTTATCTTCTTTGGAACGACAAACTTCCAAATGCTTCCGAGCTTTCTGCGTTCTCAGCAGAGCTTCACAAAGAAATGGCGTTGAGCCCAGACTTCATCAAAGTTTTGAAAGGCATTCCAACCAATGTTCATCCGATGGGCTGGTTGCGCACGGCTGTTTCTTTGATGGCTCACTGGGATTCAGATGCTAACGACAATTCCCCAGAAGCAAACTTGCGTAAGTCAGTTCGCTTGACGGCAAAAATGGGCACCCTTCTTTGTGCATTCGATGCAATCCGCAAAGGCAAAGAGCCTGTGACTCCTAAAGCTGACAAATCGATCGCTTGGAACATGATGTACATGTTGGGCGGCGGTACTGAGCCTAAAACTGAGCACGTAAAAGTAATGGACACTTGCTTGATCTTGCATGCGGACCACGAATTGAACTGCTCGGCGTTTGCAACTCGCGTGACGGCTTCTTCGTTGTCTGATCTTCACTCTGCAATCGTTTCTGCAATCGGCGCTTTGAAAGGTCCTTTGCACGGCGGAGCGAATGAGCAAGTAATCTTGATGCTGAAAAAAATCGGCAACATGGAAAAAGCTCAGCAATTCGTTAAAGATGCTTTGGCAGCTAAAGAAAAAGTGATGGGTATCGGTCATCGCGTTTACAAAAACGGTGATCCACGGGCTCGTATCTTGCGTGGCATGTCTGACAAGCTGACGAAAGACGCCGGCATTCACCACATGTACGAAATGTCGACTTTGATCGACGATACTATGTACAAAGAAAAAGGCTTGATGCCGAATGTGGATTTCTATTCTGCGACAGTTTACTTCGCAATGGGCATCCCAACTGATTTGTTCACGCCAATCTTTGCAGCGTCTCGTATTTCGGGCTGGTGCGCTCATGCGTTTGAACAATATGCGAACAACCGTATCTACCGTCCTCGCGGTAAATGGGCTGGTAAAGAAGGCCTTACTTGGAAGCCAGTAGCTCAACGCTAA
- a CDS encoding L,D-transpeptidase family protein: MGIFLTLMLLLSLSPVVHALPLDYDEELTAQVKLQYDTVIDVLPLDDMRAAIGGVWQHGLNPTQYWTADMEKTYMKGPDQRVKMKKRVNQNFLRLLSDISVGSVDPEALTGDIKFKRKKFLTPQQLQTVIVSTGQKADLLIESLAPQNSPYVSLRTTLLKIYPACSNGQWAPIGKTKKVLKLGVKDPAVPSIKSRLMFMGYAISSPDDTFDQESVNAINDIEWNLHLKPDSAVHPSGKVTKFLNVSCLDRVRQLQADMEKMRWFPSQFEDRYIFINLAMTYFVMVDKTQNPAYITSFRTINGRAERKSPTMKDKIVRVILNPSWIVPPTIFIEDKVTEIRNLPRYQIKYYFDSHNYEVWNKDMSRRLDPTTIDWWSFDASLDADIYIRQKPNYWNALGVIKFELTNSFSVYLHDTNQRELFWEPQRLLSSGCIRLEKPFDLAEYLLKGTAWDRAKIEASTLKPGEVADKSIKIDLTNPMPVYTAFLTSFLSSDNIIRFTDDIYGQNTDILSSMKAL, from the coding sequence ATGGGAATCTTTCTTACTCTGATGTTGCTGCTTTCTCTTTCTCCAGTCGTTCATGCCTTGCCGCTCGACTACGACGAAGAGCTCACGGCGCAAGTCAAACTCCAATATGATACTGTGATTGACGTGCTTCCTCTTGATGATATGAGGGCGGCCATCGGCGGAGTCTGGCAGCACGGGCTTAATCCGACGCAATACTGGACGGCCGATATGGAAAAGACCTACATGAAAGGACCTGATCAGCGCGTGAAAATGAAAAAACGCGTGAATCAGAACTTCTTACGTCTGCTGAGTGATATCTCGGTGGGTTCCGTCGATCCTGAAGCTCTCACGGGTGATATTAAATTCAAGCGAAAAAAATTCTTAACGCCACAGCAATTACAGACGGTGATTGTGTCAACGGGACAGAAAGCCGATTTGTTGATTGAATCCTTGGCGCCTCAGAATTCTCCGTATGTGTCGTTACGAACGACGTTATTGAAAATCTATCCCGCTTGTAGCAATGGACAGTGGGCGCCCATTGGAAAAACCAAAAAAGTTCTTAAGCTGGGAGTCAAAGATCCGGCGGTTCCATCCATTAAGAGCCGTCTGATGTTTATGGGTTATGCGATTTCAAGCCCTGACGACACCTTTGATCAAGAGTCTGTCAATGCAATCAACGATATTGAGTGGAATTTACACCTCAAGCCTGATAGCGCGGTTCATCCCAGCGGCAAGGTGACGAAATTCCTCAACGTCAGCTGTCTGGATCGTGTCCGCCAATTACAAGCAGACATGGAAAAGATGCGCTGGTTCCCAAGTCAATTTGAAGATCGCTATATCTTTATTAATCTGGCCATGACGTATTTTGTGATGGTCGATAAGACACAAAATCCGGCGTACATTACAAGCTTCCGTACGATCAATGGCCGTGCGGAAAGAAAATCTCCAACGATGAAAGATAAAATCGTGCGTGTGATTTTGAATCCTTCTTGGATTGTGCCGCCGACAATCTTTATCGAAGATAAAGTGACAGAGATCCGCAATCTGCCGCGCTATCAGATTAAGTACTATTTTGATTCGCATAACTATGAAGTCTGGAACAAAGATATGAGCCGCCGTTTGGATCCGACAACGATCGACTGGTGGTCTTTTGATGCCAGTCTGGATGCGGATATCTACATTCGTCAGAAACCGAACTATTGGAATGCGCTCGGCGTGATCAAGTTCGAATTGACGAACTCATTCTCGGTTTACCTGCATGATACCAATCAGCGCGAACTCTTTTGGGAGCCGCAGAGATTGCTGAGTTCGGGTTGCATCCGCTTGGAAAAACCGTTTGATCTTGCGGAGTATCTCTTAAAGGGAACTGCATGGGATCGTGCAAAAATTGAAGCTTCGACCTTGAAACCGGGAGAAGTGGCGGATAAATCGATTAAGATCGATCTCACGAATCCGATGCCGGTCTATACGGCGTTCCTGACATCGTTTTTGAGCAGTGATAATATCATTCGCTTCACCGATGACATCTACGGCCAGAACACCGATATTCTTAGCTCGATGAAAGCGCTTTGA
- a CDS encoding HIT family protein, which translates to MASVFTKIISGELPCYKIYEDEEIFSFLALDQVNLGHTLVICKQEVNHWTEVPTDVYARLHVVSQKIGKAILKASGSPRVGQIVAGFEVPHYHLHLIPAWSIPDLDFKRAQRRSEEEMKKIQAEIIKHLSV; encoded by the coding sequence ATGGCATCTGTATTTACGAAAATCATCAGTGGCGAATTGCCTTGCTATAAAATCTATGAAGATGAAGAGATCTTTTCATTTCTGGCATTGGATCAAGTGAATCTTGGCCACACGCTCGTGATCTGTAAGCAAGAAGTCAACCATTGGACGGAAGTTCCGACAGATGTCTACGCAAGACTTCATGTTGTCTCTCAGAAAATCGGTAAAGCGATTTTGAAAGCCTCGGGCAGTCCACGTGTGGGACAAATTGTTGCCGGCTTTGAAGTGCCTCATTATCATTTACATCTCATTCCAGCGTGGTCCATTCCAGACCTCGATTTCAAAAGAGCACAGCGCCGTTCTGAAGAAGAGATGAAAAAAATCCAAGCAGAAATTATTAAGCATTTAAGCGTTTAG